The following coding sequences are from one Streptomyces sp. NBC_01232 window:
- a CDS encoding ABC transporter permease subunit, which yields MAFTAVLQSEWTKIRTVASTSWTLIVSLVVTVGIGAAICAFVNASFQDMPPAQQATFDPTQVSFAGMTLGQLAMIVFGALVVGTEYSTGMIRTSLAAVPRREHFLLGKLVVATALALLVGLLTSFLSFFIGQALLGGRSIGIGEENVLRAVVGAGLYMALLALFSMGVTTLLRSSVLSMCLLIPFVLVLPAILAIAEATRKVGMYLPNQAGSRIMQVVPNGMDTADTPYGPWGGLGIMTLWALAAVLGGYVVLKKKDA from the coding sequence ATGGCCTTCACCGCCGTCCTGCAGTCCGAGTGGACCAAGATCCGCACGGTCGCCTCCACCAGCTGGACCCTGATCGTCTCGCTGGTGGTCACCGTCGGCATCGGCGCCGCGATCTGCGCCTTCGTCAACGCGAGCTTCCAGGACATGCCCCCGGCCCAGCAGGCCACCTTCGACCCCACCCAGGTGAGCTTCGCCGGGATGACCCTCGGCCAGCTGGCGATGATCGTCTTCGGGGCGCTGGTGGTCGGCACCGAATACAGCACCGGCATGATCCGCACCTCGCTGGCCGCCGTACCGCGCCGGGAGCACTTCCTGCTCGGCAAGCTCGTGGTGGCGACGGCCCTGGCCCTGCTGGTCGGCCTCCTCACCAGCTTCCTGTCCTTCTTCATCGGCCAGGCCCTGCTGGGCGGGCGCAGTATCGGGATCGGCGAGGAGAACGTGCTGCGCGCGGTGGTCGGTGCGGGCCTCTACATGGCCCTGCTCGCCCTGTTCTCGATGGGGGTGACCACACTGCTGCGCAGCTCGGTCCTCTCGATGTGCCTCCTGATCCCGTTCGTCCTGGTCCTCCCGGCCATCCTGGCCATCGCCGAGGCGACCCGGAAGGTGGGCATGTACCTGCCCAACCAGGCGGGATCCAGGATCATGCAGGTCGTGCCCAACGGGATGGACACCGCCGACACCCCGTACGGCCCGTGGGGCGGCCTCGGGATCATGACCCTGTGGGCGCTCGCCGCAGTACTCGGGGGCTACGTCGTCCTCAAGAAGAAGGACGCCTGA
- a CDS encoding SCO5389 family protein → MSLDVSPALLEQAERGEVDEAAFVDCVRTSLPYAWEMISSLVAQLKVDGGEFADNQTPPPDEQARGQLLRALASDAIRGALQRHFGVRLAFQNCHRLAVFPLDPSVDDRLAKFTSIRGQLLNQSPELRDC, encoded by the coding sequence ATGTCGCTCGACGTCTCACCGGCCCTACTCGAACAGGCCGAGCGAGGCGAGGTCGACGAAGCCGCCTTCGTCGACTGCGTCCGGACCTCCCTGCCCTACGCCTGGGAGATGATCAGCTCGCTGGTGGCCCAGCTGAAGGTGGACGGCGGAGAGTTCGCCGACAACCAGACGCCGCCGCCGGACGAGCAGGCGCGGGGGCAGCTGCTGCGCGCCCTCGCGAGTGACGCGATACGCGGTGCGCTGCAGCGGCACTTCGGAGTGCGCCTGGCATTCCAGAACTGCCACCGGCTGGCGGTCTTCCCGCTGGATCCCTCGGTGGACGACCGGCTGGCCAAGTTCACTTCGATACGTGGTCAGCTGCTCAACCAGTCGCCGGAGCTGCGCGACTGCTAG
- a CDS encoding ATP/GTP-binding protein: MSPRNNRPRGGETPEERPGTGLDRYGLERTEEYQGEDWKVRHVAGASAAGKRYRCPGCDQEIPSGTPHLVAWPEYGGVDDRRHWHKACWNAKDRRTTKVQRSRNAPRY; encoded by the coding sequence GTGTCACCGCGCAACAACCGCCCCAGGGGCGGCGAGACTCCGGAAGAACGCCCCGGCACCGGCCTCGACCGCTACGGGCTGGAGCGCACGGAGGAGTACCAGGGCGAGGACTGGAAGGTCCGGCACGTGGCCGGCGCGAGCGCTGCGGGCAAGCGCTACCGCTGCCCCGGATGCGACCAGGAGATCCCCTCCGGGACCCCGCACCTGGTGGCCTGGCCCGAGTACGGCGGCGTGGACGACCGCCGCCACTGGCACAAGGCCTGCTGGAACGCGAAGGACCGCCGCACCACGAAGGTGCAGCGGTCCCGCAACGCTCCCCGGTACTGA
- the nucS gene encoding endonuclease NucS has protein sequence MRLVIARCSVDYAGRLTAHLPSAPRLILVKADGSVSIHADDRAYKPLNWMSPPCTLKEGSGDEANVWTVINKAGEKLIITMEEVLHDSSHELGTDPGLIKDGVEAHLQELLADRIETLGEGYTLIRREYMTAIGPVDILCRDSSGATVAVEIKRRGEIDGVEQLTRYLELLNRDPHLAPVRGIFAAQEIKPQAKVLATDRGMDCVVLDYNALRGIEDDKLRLF, from the coding sequence ATGCGTCTCGTCATTGCCCGCTGCTCCGTCGACTACGCGGGCCGGCTCACCGCCCATCTGCCCTCGGCACCCCGTCTGATCCTCGTGAAGGCCGACGGCAGTGTCTCGATCCACGCGGACGACCGAGCGTACAAACCGCTCAACTGGATGTCGCCGCCGTGCACCCTCAAGGAGGGGAGCGGGGACGAGGCCAACGTGTGGACGGTCATCAACAAGGCGGGCGAGAAGCTCATCATCACCATGGAGGAAGTCCTGCACGACTCCTCCCACGAGCTGGGCACGGACCCGGGGCTCATCAAGGACGGCGTCGAGGCACACCTGCAGGAACTGCTGGCGGACCGCATCGAAACGCTGGGCGAGGGCTACACGCTGATCCGGCGCGAGTACATGACGGCGATCGGCCCGGTCGACATCCTGTGCCGGGACTCCTCCGGTGCGACGGTGGCCGTGGAGATCAAGCGCCGCGGCGAGATCGACGGTGTCGAGCAGCTGACCCGCTACCTCGAACTCCTCAACCGCGACCCGCACCTGGCCCCGGTCCGCGGCATCTTCGCGGCCCAGGAGATCAAGCCGCAGGCGAAGGTCCTGGCGACGGACCGCGGGATGGACTGCGTGGTGCTGGACTACAACGCGCTGCGCGGCATCGAGGACGACAAGCTCCGCCTGTTCTGA
- a CDS encoding LLM class flavin-dependent oxidoreductase, with the protein MRVGAFVLAAQFPGQGQGEALHRAVRTAEVAEEAGLDSVWLAEHHFVPYGVCPSAVTLAALMLGRTRRLRVGTAVSVLPSTHPVALGEQAALLHVTSGGRFTLGVGRGGPWVDLEVFGGGLDSYENGFPEALDLLRRWLTEARVGAAGERYGFREVAVVPRPSEALDGDVAGPEVIVACTSAASVRMAAERGLPMLLGMHCGDESKAEMVALWRSTALAAGHSRELVAGAGHVSAGVCQIADRTADARETLLKAMPGWLKQGLDAHVTVDGRVRAMRDPVAYTELLCDLHPVGTPEVAADRLAATSARTGITRFALLTEGSGDLAATEENVRRLGAEVLPRLG; encoded by the coding sequence ATGCGCGTAGGAGCGTTTGTACTGGCGGCCCAGTTCCCGGGCCAGGGACAGGGAGAGGCACTGCACCGGGCGGTGCGGACCGCCGAGGTGGCCGAGGAGGCCGGGCTCGACTCGGTCTGGCTCGCCGAGCACCACTTCGTGCCGTACGGGGTCTGCCCCTCGGCGGTGACCCTGGCGGCCCTGATGCTGGGCAGGACCCGGCGGCTGCGGGTGGGGACGGCGGTGAGCGTGCTGCCGAGCACGCATCCGGTGGCGCTCGGGGAACAGGCGGCCCTGCTGCACGTGACCTCGGGCGGCCGGTTCACCCTCGGGGTGGGCCGCGGCGGGCCGTGGGTCGACCTGGAGGTGTTCGGGGGCGGCCTGGACAGTTACGAGAACGGCTTCCCGGAGGCCCTGGACCTGCTGCGGCGGTGGCTGACCGAGGCGCGGGTGGGGGCCGCCGGCGAGCGGTACGGATTCCGCGAGGTGGCCGTCGTACCGCGGCCCTCGGAGGCCCTGGACGGGGACGTGGCCGGGCCCGAGGTCATCGTGGCCTGCACCTCGGCCGCGTCGGTACGGATGGCCGCGGAGCGGGGGCTGCCGATGCTGCTCGGGATGCACTGCGGGGACGAGAGCAAGGCCGAGATGGTCGCGCTGTGGCGCAGCACGGCGCTCGCGGCGGGCCACTCGCGCGAGCTCGTGGCGGGAGCGGGACACGTCTCGGCCGGAGTGTGCCAGATCGCAGACCGTACGGCGGACGCGCGAGAGACCCTGCTGAAGGCGATGCCGGGCTGGCTCAAGCAGGGCCTCGACGCGCATGTGACGGTGGACGGCCGCGTGCGCGCGATGCGGGATCCGGTCGCCTATACGGAACTGCTGTGCGACCTGCACCCGGTGGGCACCCCTGAGGTGGCGGCGGACCGGCTGGCGGCCACGTCGGCACGGACGGGCATCACGCGCTTCGCCCTCCTGACGGAGGGCAGCGGCGATCTCGCCGCGACGGAGGAGAACGTCCGACGACTCGGCGCCGAAGTCCTTCCCCGCCTCGGCTGA
- a CDS encoding ATP-binding cassette domain-containing protein — protein MIELEGLTKRFGATTAVDHLSFQVRPGVVTGFLGPNGAGKSTTMRMMLDLDNPTSGTVRVYGKHYRDLQEPLKHVGALLDAKAMHGGRSAYNNLLCLAQSNRIPRQRVGEVLDLVGLTPVAKKKSKGFSLGMSQRLGIAYALLGDPEILMFDEPVNGLDPEGILWIRNLMKGLAAEGRTIFVSSHLMSEMALTADHLVVIGQGKLLADLPMADFIQQNSRSYVRLRSPQQERLKDLLHEAGIDAVAVPATGTLEIDGVSAERLGELAAEHRIVLHELSPQRASLEEAFMRMTADSVEYHAHAPGAGASDNPARPADVPAWGAGFGATHKGGE, from the coding sequence ATGATCGAGCTTGAGGGCCTCACCAAGCGATTCGGTGCGACGACCGCCGTGGACCACCTCAGCTTCCAGGTCAGACCGGGGGTGGTGACCGGCTTCCTCGGCCCCAACGGGGCCGGCAAGTCCACGACCATGCGCATGATGCTCGACCTCGACAACCCGACCAGCGGCACGGTCCGGGTGTACGGGAAGCACTACCGCGACCTGCAGGAGCCGTTGAAGCACGTCGGGGCGCTGCTGGACGCGAAGGCCATGCACGGTGGCCGGAGTGCGTACAACAACCTCCTGTGCCTGGCCCAGTCGAACCGCATCCCGCGGCAACGGGTCGGCGAGGTGCTGGATCTGGTCGGTCTGACGCCCGTGGCGAAGAAGAAGTCCAAAGGATTTTCGCTGGGAATGAGCCAACGGCTGGGAATCGCCTATGCATTGCTGGGCGATCCGGAAATCCTGATGTTCGACGAGCCGGTCAACGGTCTGGATCCCGAGGGAATTCTCTGGATCCGCAATCTGATGAAGGGCCTGGCGGCCGAGGGAAGGACGATCTTCGTCTCCTCCCACCTGATGAGCGAAATGGCGCTGACCGCAGATCATCTGGTCGTCATCGGACAGGGAAAGCTGCTGGCAGACCTGCCGATGGCCGATTTCATCCAGCAGAACTCACGCAGTTACGTCCGGCTGCGCTCGCCGCAGCAGGAGCGCCTCAAGGACCTGCTGCACGAGGCCGGGATCGATGCCGTCGCCGTTCCGGCCACCGGCACTCTGGAGATCGACGGTGTGAGTGCGGAGCGGCTCGGCGAGCTGGCCGCCGAGCACCGGATCGTGCTGCACGAACTCAGTCCGCAACGGGCCTCGCTGGAGGAAGCCTTCATGCGCATGACCGCCGACTCCGTCGAGTACCACGCCCACGCACCGGGCGCCGGGGCGAGTGACAACCCGGCCCGGCCGGCCGATGTTCCCGCCTGGGGCGCCGGCTTCGGGGCGACGCACAAGGGAGGCGAGTGA
- a CDS encoding ATP-binding protein, giving the protein MDRTQGQSEQHEQPKGDSAPAAPAAATTPAAPAAAGPARVVSLTTGEFTLTVNPVDGSEIEPLRPGTGRPGRPAKRDAAARAVRAAAARPPVLPGPAVPARPLLEREEERERLVRLLGRGRSVRLTGPSGSGRSALLDAVADRCEGLAPDGVVRLSGHGHQQPGELLHTLYATVYEAVRERPARAELLARVREIGAVVLLDDLEMGGPALDELLRATPECAYLLAATPDTRAPSDDSHIEEVFLGGLGKADCVQLLEAGLGRPLTDEETAWAGDLRFASEGLPLRFVQAAALLRQRDELNHSDEDDEEEEPGVFEERPRDAVHVPLPTLAEAAAPAELLASRVSESARAALRIACALGGELPHHAHLPALVGDTHADTAVAELLACGLLTPVGTRYRLAPGVARQLEEVGYGDTASEEARTAARHYAWWTGHASVVPERVAAEADAVLAALAGADVVAAVLLARTAAPAFAASLHWEAWERVLRSGAEAARKAGEVAEQAYFHHELGVLALCEERLDRARAELETSIGLRGALADKRGTVAGRRALALVVDRETAGAASPPLRLEAPAALAAASEAVTAATPAAPAVSTTKATKATKADPAARAASEAPTARVAPVAAVGPATAASPVGRVSAEAVTRMTPVVPVTARSQTPTTLSEVFEDAFPLDPKPAAPAAPRPAAAQAPVPGRRRRVLLAGAGALTVVALGTVVSLAVSSSDTSPPAQGPAVSSTPTATVPMTAPSTSGNDPAPEPPVSAPPSQAAVPGQSVAPAPGRTPVRTPSRRPSATTPGSTPPSPVSPPPTSANPSPTPTETAVPSPTATQAVTATATSPVTGR; this is encoded by the coding sequence GTACACAGGGGCAGAGCGAGCAGCACGAGCAGCCCAAGGGCGACTCCGCGCCCGCGGCGCCGGCCGCGGCCACCACACCGGCCGCGCCCGCCGCGGCCGGGCCCGCACGGGTGGTCAGCCTGACCACGGGCGAGTTCACCCTCACCGTCAACCCGGTCGACGGCAGCGAGATCGAACCGCTGCGCCCCGGCACCGGACGGCCGGGCCGCCCCGCCAAGCGTGACGCGGCCGCCCGCGCGGTCCGAGCCGCCGCCGCACGACCGCCCGTACTGCCGGGCCCCGCCGTCCCCGCCCGGCCCCTGCTGGAGCGCGAGGAGGAGCGGGAGCGGCTGGTGCGGCTGCTGGGCCGCGGCCGTTCCGTACGGCTGACCGGGCCCTCCGGATCCGGCCGCAGCGCCCTGCTCGACGCGGTCGCCGACCGGTGCGAGGGTCTCGCACCCGACGGCGTCGTACGGCTCTCCGGCCACGGGCACCAGCAGCCCGGGGAACTGCTCCACACGCTCTATGCCACCGTGTACGAGGCCGTGCGGGAGCGGCCCGCACGAGCCGAACTCCTGGCCCGCGTCCGGGAGATAGGCGCCGTCGTCCTGCTGGACGACCTGGAGATGGGCGGGCCTGCCCTCGACGAGCTGCTGCGCGCCACCCCCGAATGCGCCTACCTGCTGGCCGCGACCCCCGACACCCGGGCCCCCTCCGACGACTCGCACATCGAGGAGGTCTTCCTCGGCGGGCTCGGCAAGGCCGACTGCGTGCAGCTCCTGGAGGCGGGCCTCGGACGTCCGCTGACGGACGAGGAGACCGCCTGGGCGGGCGACCTGCGCTTCGCCTCCGAAGGGCTTCCGCTTCGCTTCGTCCAGGCCGCCGCGCTGCTGCGCCAGCGGGACGAGCTCAACCACAGCGACGAGGACGACGAGGAGGAGGAGCCCGGCGTCTTCGAGGAGCGCCCGCGCGACGCCGTGCACGTGCCGCTGCCGACGCTGGCCGAGGCCGCGGCCCCTGCCGAGCTGCTGGCCTCGCGGGTCAGCGAGTCCGCGCGCGCCGCCCTGCGGATCGCGTGCGCGCTGGGCGGGGAACTGCCGCACCACGCGCACCTGCCGGCACTGGTGGGGGACACCCACGCCGACACGGCCGTGGCGGAACTGCTCGCCTGCGGGCTGCTGACGCCCGTCGGAACGCGCTACCGGCTCGCCCCCGGCGTCGCGCGCCAGCTGGAGGAGGTCGGGTACGGGGACACCGCGTCCGAGGAGGCCCGTACGGCCGCACGGCACTACGCCTGGTGGACCGGGCACGCCTCGGTGGTCCCGGAGCGGGTCGCGGCGGAGGCGGACGCGGTGCTCGCGGCGCTGGCCGGTGCGGACGTGGTCGCGGCGGTGCTGCTGGCGCGGACCGCGGCCCCGGCGTTCGCCGCCTCGCTGCACTGGGAGGCCTGGGAGCGGGTGCTGCGCTCGGGGGCGGAGGCCGCGCGCAAGGCCGGAGAGGTCGCCGAGCAGGCGTACTTCCACCACGAACTCGGCGTGCTGGCCCTGTGCGAGGAGCGCCTGGACCGCGCGCGGGCCGAGCTGGAGACCTCGATCGGGCTGCGGGGCGCGCTGGCGGACAAGCGGGGCACGGTCGCCGGCCGGCGGGCACTGGCCCTGGTCGTCGACCGGGAGACCGCGGGCGCGGCGTCGCCGCCGCTGCGGCTGGAGGCACCGGCCGCCCTGGCGGCCGCCTCGGAGGCCGTGACGGCGGCCACCCCGGCTGCCCCGGCCGTTTCGACCACCAAGGCCACCAAGGCCACCAAGGCCGATCCGGCCGCCCGGGCGGCCTCCGAGGCGCCCACGGCCCGCGTGGCCCCGGTCGCTGCCGTCGGACCGGCGACCGCTGCGTCTCCGGTGGGCCGGGTTTCCGCCGAGGCGGTGACCCGTATGACTCCGGTCGTGCCGGTGACCGCCCGCTCGCAGACCCCCACCACGCTGTCCGAGGTCTTCGAGGACGCCTTCCCGCTGGATCCGAAGCCCGCCGCGCCCGCCGCCCCCCGGCCGGCCGCCGCGCAGGCCCCGGTCCCCGGCCGCCGCCGGCGGGTGCTGCTGGCCGGCGCGGGCGCGCTGACGGTGGTGGCCCTGGGCACGGTCGTGAGCCTGGCGGTCAGTTCCTCCGACACCTCGCCGCCGGCGCAGGGACCGGCGGTGTCCTCCACTCCGACGGCCACGGTGCCCATGACGGCCCCGAGCACCAGCGGGAACGATCCTGCACCGGAGCCGCCCGTATCGGCCCCGCCGTCGCAGGCCGCGGTTCCCGGCCAGAGCGTCGCCCCGGCCCCGGGCCGCACGCCCGTCCGGACCCCGTCGCGCCGTCCGTCCGCGACCACGCCCGGCTCCACGCCGCCGTCGCCCGTCTCGCCCCCGCCGACGAGCGCGAACCCCTCTCCCACCCCGACGGAGACCGCCGTACCGTCGCCGACGGCCACCCAGGCGGTCACGGCCACGGCCACCTCACCGGTCACCGGCCGCTGA
- a CDS encoding ABC transporter ATP-binding protein codes for MIEAVGLTKRYGAKTAVEQLSFQVKPGHVTGFLGPNGSGKSTTMRMIVGLDRPTSGHVTINGRPFRDLPNAQRHVGALLDAKAVHGGRRARAHLLSIAQLSGIPEKRVDEVLAVVGLQDAARQRTKGFSLGMGQRLGIATALLGDPQVLLFDEPVNGLDPEGILWVRNLMRRLAAEGRTVFVSSHLMSEMALTADHLIVIGRGRLLADMGTQEFIAHNSAGFARVRAADTDPDGRDALGKALAEAGGRVLQEPGGALRVTGLELPRISDLAHGAGVRLWELSPHRASLEEAYMRMTQSAVEYTSTDDPRAELWEPEPLSLPAWEEESEAAAPEVPQTGFYAPPPPGAGGQPFLMPSKPGELASAARNTPHTPEDTR; via the coding sequence ATGATCGAGGCAGTCGGCCTGACCAAGCGCTACGGCGCCAAGACCGCCGTCGAGCAGCTGTCCTTCCAGGTCAAGCCGGGTCACGTCACCGGATTCCTGGGACCCAACGGCTCCGGCAAGTCGACCACCATGCGCATGATCGTCGGCCTCGACCGGCCCACGTCCGGTCATGTCACGATCAACGGCCGGCCCTTCCGGGACCTGCCGAACGCCCAGCGGCACGTAGGGGCCCTGCTCGATGCCAAGGCCGTCCACGGCGGCCGGCGGGCCCGCGCCCACCTGCTGTCCATCGCCCAGCTCTCCGGGATCCCGGAGAAGCGGGTGGACGAGGTGCTGGCCGTGGTCGGCCTCCAGGACGCCGCCCGGCAGCGTACGAAGGGCTTCTCGCTCGGCATGGGCCAGCGGCTCGGCATCGCCACCGCCCTGCTCGGCGACCCGCAGGTGCTCCTGTTCGACGAGCCGGTCAACGGTCTCGACCCCGAGGGCATCCTCTGGGTCCGCAATCTCATGCGCCGCCTCGCCGCCGAGGGCCGCACCGTCTTCGTCTCCTCGCACCTGATGAGTGAGATGGCGCTGACCGCCGACCACCTGATCGTGATCGGCCGGGGCCGGCTGCTGGCCGATATGGGCACCCAGGAGTTCATCGCGCACAACTCGGCCGGATTCGCTCGGGTGCGCGCGGCCGACACTGATCCTGATGGCCGGGACGCGCTGGGTAAGGCCCTCGCCGAGGCGGGTGGCCGGGTCCTCCAGGAGCCCGGCGGAGCACTGCGCGTGACCGGCCTGGAGCTGCCGCGGATCTCCGATCTCGCGCACGGGGCCGGCGTACGGCTGTGGGAGCTGTCTCCGCACCGGGCCTCGCTGGAGGAGGCGTACATGCGGATGACCCAGTCCGCCGTCGAGTACACCTCCACCGACGACCCGCGGGCCGAGCTGTGGGAGCCGGAGCCGCTCTCCCTCCCGGCCTGGGAGGAGGAGTCGGAGGCGGCGGCCCCCGAGGTCCCGCAGACCGGCTTCTACGCGCCCCCGCCGCCGGGGGCGGGCGGGCAGCCCTTCCTGATGCCCAGCAAGCCGGGCGAGCTCGCGAGCGCCGCCAGGAACACCCCGCACACCCCCGAGGACACCCGATGA
- a CDS encoding ABC transporter permease has protein sequence MTATTTTVEQPGNYSSPLATPRPHLGHAMASEWTKLVSLRSTLWTLGSLVLTVVGIGLIVVSQTADGDYSQINFTTPALVGLMVGQLAVMVLGVLTITSEHGTGLVRTTFTAAPDRYRVLTAKYLVFSMAAFATTTLSVFVVGITAAVVRGGSASGPHAVGEWFGALAGCGYVTLLGVLALAIGSLVRHSAGGIAVMLGVVTLPPVIGAMLSMWEAVAAAGELILRHNVPVALMTLFGLPQGGDVGPEPSTLSQLMLIVLVTGGAVAASYVIVGRRDV, from the coding sequence ATGACCGCGACGACCACGACGGTGGAGCAGCCCGGGAACTACAGCTCCCCCCTCGCCACGCCGCGGCCGCACCTGGGGCACGCCATGGCCTCGGAGTGGACCAAGCTGGTCTCGCTGCGCTCCACCCTGTGGACGCTGGGCTCGCTCGTGCTGACCGTGGTCGGCATCGGCCTGATCGTCGTCTCGCAGACCGCGGACGGGGACTACTCGCAGATCAACTTCACCACGCCCGCGCTCGTCGGCCTGATGGTCGGCCAGCTCGCGGTGATGGTTCTCGGCGTCCTGACCATCACTTCGGAGCACGGCACCGGGCTGGTGCGGACCACGTTCACGGCCGCCCCGGACCGGTACCGGGTGCTCACCGCGAAGTACCTCGTCTTCAGCATGGCGGCCTTCGCCACCACCACGCTGTCGGTCTTCGTGGTCGGGATCACCGCGGCCGTCGTGCGCGGCGGCTCCGCGTCCGGCCCGCACGCGGTCGGCGAGTGGTTCGGAGCGCTGGCCGGCTGCGGCTACGTCACGCTGCTCGGCGTGCTCGCGCTCGCCATCGGCTCCCTGGTACGGCACTCCGCCGGTGGGATCGCCGTCATGCTGGGCGTGGTCACGCTGCCGCCGGTGATCGGGGCCATGCTCAGCATGTGGGAGGCCGTCGCGGCCGCCGGTGAGCTCATCCTGCGCCACAACGTGCCGGTGGCGCTGATGACGCTGTTCGGTCTGCCGCAGGGCGGCGACGTGGGCCCGGAGCCGAGCACCCTCTCGCAGCTGATGCTCATCGTGCTGGTCACGGGCGGCGCGGTGGCTGCCTCGTACGTGATCGTCGGCCGCCGGGACGTCTAG